TCTATTTCGATTCAAAATAATCTGGGAAGTGATATTATGATGGTGCTGGATGAATGCCCGCCAGGACTGTCAACACGTGAATATTTGATACCATCCATTGAAAGAACTACGAGATGGGCTAAGCGTTGTATTGAAGCAAATAGAAATAAGGATAAGCAGGGGCTTTTTGCAATTGTGCAAGGTGGAATTTATGAGGATTTACGGGATAAAAGTTTTGAGGAGCTGTATGAGCATGATTATGGGTTTGCTGGGTATGCTTTAGGAGGGCTTGCAGTAGGAGAGCCACGTGAGGATATGTATAGAATTTTAAAATATAGCACACCAAAACTGCCTGAAAATAAGCCACGTTATTTAATGGGAGTGGGAGAGCCTGTGGATATGCTTGAAGCTGTGGAGCATGGAATTGACATGATGGATTGCGTTCAGCCTACAAGAATTGGTAGACACGGTACTGTATTTACGAAGTATGGACGTCTTGTCATAAAAAATGCGATTTATTCAAGAGATGACAGACCACTTGATGAAGGTTGTGACTGTTATGCCTGCAAAAATTACACAAGAGCATATATTAGACATTTATTCAAGGCTGGAGAAATTTTGGGACAAAGGCTTGCAACATATCATAATTTGTATTTTTTGCTAAAACTTATGGATAATGCACGTGAGGCAATTATTGATGGAAGGTTTAAGGAATATAAGGAAGAAGTGCTGAAAAACTATGCCATGGGGAAAGAAAGTGAATGGATAAAGCCAAAGTCGATATAAAAATTAGAAAATAAAATACAATAAAAAAGTGCTATTTATTTCATAACAAATATTTTTTTATTCCAGATAAAAAATATAAGTTAAAAGTAAATAGCACAAACATAAAATACTACATTTCTTTAAATGTCAATGTTTTTCCATCATCTGTCATAAAAGTCAAACGATTATTATCTAATTTAATCTTTTTTGAATTTTGTAAAATATTCAAATACTGGCTTTCAAGTCTCATAAAGTTATCTGGTCCTGCCATTTTTGTAGAGCCGATAGGTCCAACCATAATATTATCTGATGCCATTATGTAATTTGAAAAATAGTTGTTTACTCCTGAATCGCCATGTATTCTGTCTTCTGAAAAATTAAGAGTAATTCTTATTTCATTTGTTGTCAATATCTTTCTCATTTTTGTGTCAGAAATATCAATAAGTTTCCAGCTAGTATTCAATAATTTTTTTTTCAAATTTAAAAGAGAAAGTGAATCCTTGTCATTCTGATTAACTGTATTTGACTTTTTAAAAGTCCAAATATCGCCAGTCTTGTTAGTTAAAGTTAAAGTATCCTTGTTGTATTTAATCACAGGGTTGGATTGCAGAATATCAAAGAAATCCTGTTCGAGATTCATTAAATCTAGAGAACCTCCCATCAAAGTTGAAGTTACTGTGGCAGAAAGAGTAGAATTTCTGTTTAATTTATAACTTCCTGAATATCCATTGATTCCACCAAATCCATTAATCTTATTTTTTGAAAAATTAATAGTAACATTTGTATTTTCTGAAATATAAGAATTAAATCTATTTTTCTTAATCTGAGTTAATTTCCATGAAGTTTCATTTAAATTTGAAAGAGGAAGTGAATCCTTGTCTGTTTGATTAACTGTATCAGGATTTTTAAAAGTCCAAATCTCTCGCTTGTTAGTTAAAGTTAAAGTATCCTTGTTGTATTCAATCACAGGGTTGGATTGCAGAATATCAAAGAAATCCTGTTCGAGATTCATCAGATCTTGAGCACCTCCTGTTAAAGTTGAAGTTACTGTGGCAGAAAGAGTAGAATTCCTGTTTAATTTATAACTTCCTGAATATCCGTTAGTTCCTCCAAATCCGTTGATATTATATTTTAAGAAATTAATTGTAACATTTGCTTTTTCTGGAATACGGGAATTCCGTCCATTTTTCCTGATTTCTGTCAATTTCCACGAAGTTCCGTTCAAATTAGTGCTAACAGCGTCTCTTTTTTTCACAGCCGCATTCAAAAAACCACAGCATAAAAGAAGCATTGTAAAAATTCCAACTAAAAAAAATCTTTTTTTCATTTTAAAAACCTCTTTTCATTATTTTTTCTCTTTTCCTTTGTTAATTCAATATTATCATATTATCATTAAAGAATTATGAGAATTTTAAAAATTATTTGATTTTTATAAAATATTTTTATTTAGCTTGAAAATTTTTCAGTAATTTGTATATATTTTTTCATTTTTATTATCCGATTCCAGTTTATTAGAAGTGATATAATTATGGAATAAAGAAAAAACCGCCACGAAAATAATTTGAAAGAGTAAAAAGCATAACAAATATTTCACTCACAACAACTCTAAAACTTACCCATTCTAAATCAACCAGTCTTGGAAAACATTTTGCAAAAAGCTGAAAATAGTTAAATTCGTTACGGTATTCCTTGTAAAGCATATTTGTGACATCAAAAGTATTTATTATATAAACTATTGAAAATGTAACGATAAATAGTGAAAAGGCATCAAAAAAAGAGAAATCATCAGCCCCAAATCCCTCAAAACCATTGATTTTATGTGAAAAAAACATATATCCAATATAGGATGTAATTGGGATGGAAATGCTGAAAATCAAGGAAATAAAATTTTTATTAAAATAAAAAGCGATGTAATATATGATAATTCCTATCAACGAAAATAGAATTGCACCTAACAATCCAAATAGGATTTGTTTAAATTTATAATTAAAATTCTGTATAAGTTTGTTCATTGAGTATAGTGTATTCCTTTCAAAAATTTTATTGTCATGGAAAAACCTTCAGGTTGTAGTTTCCTGCAGATTTTTGGAGGTATAAAATGGTAATTTGTCATCTGTTTGCTAAAGATCAGATACAATCTTGAGGAGGTGAACCTCAAAAAATATTATAACATAAAAAAATACCCCAATCAATAATAGATAAGAG
This is a stretch of genomic DNA from Leptotrichia hofstadii. It encodes these proteins:
- a CDS encoding META domain-containing protein, yielding MKKRFFLVGIFTMLLLCCGFLNAAVKKRDAVSTNLNGTSWKLTEIRKNGRNSRIPEKANVTINFLKYNINGFGGTNGYSGSYKLNRNSTLSATVTSTLTGGAQDLMNLEQDFFDILQSNPVIEYNKDTLTLTNKREIWTFKNPDTVNQTDKDSLPLSNLNETSWKLTQIKKNRFNSYISENTNVTINFSKNKINGFGGINGYSGSYKLNRNSTLSATVTSTLMGGSLDLMNLEQDFFDILQSNPVIKYNKDTLTLTNKTGDIWTFKKSNTVNQNDKDSLSLLNLKKKLLNTSWKLIDISDTKMRKILTTNEIRITLNFSEDRIHGDSGVNNYFSNYIMASDNIMVGPIGSTKMAGPDNFMRLESQYLNILQNSKKIKLDNNRLTFMTDDGKTLTFKEM
- the tgt gene encoding tRNA guanosine(34) transglycosylase Tgt; the encoded protein is MCIEKENKDFKNPIEYKLEKKDGNARAGVIQTPHGEIKTPVFMPVGTQATVKAMTREELEEINSQIILGNTYHLYLRPGDDLVNDFGGLHKFMRWDKPILTDSGGFQVFSLGDLRKIKEEGVHFRSHLDGSKHFLSPEKSISIQNNLGSDIMMVLDECPPGLSTREYLIPSIERTTRWAKRCIEANRNKDKQGLFAIVQGGIYEDLRDKSFEELYEHDYGFAGYALGGLAVGEPREDMYRILKYSTPKLPENKPRYLMGVGEPVDMLEAVEHGIDMMDCVQPTRIGRHGTVFTKYGRLVIKNAIYSRDDRPLDEGCDCYACKNYTRAYIRHLFKAGEILGQRLATYHNLYFLLKLMDNAREAIIDGRFKEYKEEVLKNYAMGKESEWIKPKSI